The genomic DNA GGTTCAGTGGGCCAGGTGCAGGCCGCACTCGCGGTTGTCCTCGCCCTTGGTGGGGTCCACGTAATCAAAGTTGTTGGGCAGGCCGTGCTGCACGCAGTATTCGTGCAGGTCTTTGGACGACCAGTGCAGCAGCGGCGCCACCTTGATCAGGCCATCGGGGTTGATGCTCACCGGGTCCATCTGTGCGCGCACGGCGGTGTCGGTGGCGCGCAGCGCCGTGAACCACACGTTCGGTGCGGTCTCGCGCAGGGCCCGGGCGAAGGGTTCCAGCTTCACTTCTGCGGTGAAGGCCGCATGGCGCGGGTCGTCCAGCGCGGGCGTGGCGCCGTCCACCGCCTCGCGGTGGGCGCGCGAGCGGCGTGGCAGGTAAATCTGCAGGTTCAGCCCTAGCTGCTTTGTCACTTCGTCGGCAAAGCGGTAGGTGGCCTCGGTGTTGTAGCCGTTGTCCATCCAGACCACCGGCACATCGCGCTGCACCTGCGCGACCATGTGCAGGATCACGGCCTCGAAGGGGCGAAAGTTGGTGGTGACGATGGCCGGCTGGCCCAGGCCCAAGGCCCATTTCACCAAGCCTGGGGCGTCGCGGCCGAGTTCGGCGTTCACGCGTGCGAGATCCAGCTGGCTCATACGGCTGCCTTGTCGTTCATGAAGTGGGGTTGGGGGTTCACCGCGTCGCCCTGGTAGAAGCCGGGAAACAGCGCGAACTGGCGCTGCGCATCGGCCACGTCCACGCCTTCGCGCAGCACGGCCGAACTGAAGCCCGTGCGCTGCATCTGCACCAGCTGGTCGATCAGCACGTCGCCCGTGGCGCGGATGTCGCCCGCAAAGCCACGGCGGCGGCGCAGCAAAAAGGCCTGGCTGAAGGCGCGGCCATCGGTGAAGTTGGGAAAGTGCAGGTCCACACGTTCCACGTTGTCCAGCGGCAGCGCCATGGCATCGGCATCGTTGGGCAGGGCCACGGTGCGGGCATCACCCTCTGCGGGCGGCTGGTGGTCTTGGGCGGCGAGTATTTTCAACATCATTCAAATGGGGCTGTGCGCTGGGCCGGCTCAGGCGGCTGCGAGTTCTTCTTTGTGGCGTGCCTGCTTGGCGGCTTCCTTGAACGGATCGAGACCCGCGCGGCGCACGGCCGCCTGAAAGGATTCACCGGGTTGGCGCAGGTCGCGGTAGGTGTTGAGCACGGCCTCGATCACATCGGGCACTTCGGCCGCCGAGAACGAGGGGCCGATCACCTTGCCGGCCACGGCCGCGCCCGACAGGTCGGAGCCGTCCGAGCCGCCCAGCGTGACCTGGTACCACTCCTTGCCGTCTTTATCGACGCCCAGGATGCCGATGTGGCCGCTGTGGTGGTGGCCGCAGCTGTTGATGCAGCCGCTGATGTGCAGGTCGATCTCGCCAATGTCGTCGAGTTCGTCCAGGTCCTGGTAGCGCTGGGTGATGGCTTCGGCAATGGGCAGCGAGCGGGCGTTGGCCAGCGCGCAGAAGTCGCCGCCGGGGCAGGCGATCATGTCGGTGAGCAATTGCACATTGGCGCTGGCCAGGCCCAGGGCCTTGGCTTCTTGCCACAGATCGAACAGGCGGCTGGCATGCACCCAGGGCAGCAGCAGGTTCTGGTCGTGCGTTACGCGGGCTTCGCCAGCGGAGTATTTGTCCACCAGGTCGGCCACCGCAACGAGCTGTTCGCTGGTGGCGTCGCCGGGCGACTGGCCGGGGCGCTTGAACGACAGCGTGACGGCGCGCAGCTGCGGGTTCTGGTGCGGGTGTACGTTGCGCTGCAACCAGCGGCCAAACATCACATGCTCGGCCGCCTGGGCATCCAGCGATGCTTGCAAGGCTGCGGGTGCCACATCGGCAATGTCTGCCAGCTTCGGCGGCACAAAGCAGGCGGCCACGCGGTCGAACTCGGCCTGCGGAATGGTGTGGGGGCCGCCGTCGATCTCCACGATCTGGCGGTACTCTTCTTCCACATCGTCGATGTACTGCTGGCCTTCGGCCTTGACCAGGATCTTGATGCGGGCCTTGTATTTGTTGTCGCGGCGGCCATGCTCGTTGTACACGCGCACGATGGCCTCGATGTAATTCATGATCTGGTTCCAGGGCAGGAACTCGCGGATCACCGTGCCAATCACCGGCGTGCGGCCCATGCCGCCGCCCACAAACACCTTGAAGCCGATCTCGCCCGCCTCGTTTTTGAGCAGGTGCAGGCCCACGTCGTGCCAGCCGGTGGCGGCGCGGTCGTCCTTGGCGCCGCTGATGGCGATCTTGAACTTGCGCGGCAAAAACGCGAACTCGGGGTGCAGCGTGGTCCACTGGCGCAGGATTTCCGCGTAGGGGCGGGGGTCCACGATTTCATCGACCGCCACACCCGCCAGGGCGTCGGTGGTGGTGTTGCGGATGCAGTTGCCGCTGGTCTGGATGCCATGCAGATCCACGCTGGCCAGCAGGTCCATCACATCGGCTGCCTTGGACAGCGGAATCCAGTTGAACTGCACGTTGGTGCGGGTGGTGAAGTGGGCGCAGTTCTTGGGCAAGAAGGTGGTGCCCAGCAGGCCTTGGCCGTCCATGGCGGCCTTGAACACTGCGGCTTCGGGTTCGTCGTATTCGCGGGCGATCTGCGCCAGCACGCGCAGCTGGCGGCTGGCGATTTCGCCGTAGGGCACGGCCACGCGCAGCATGGGCGCGTAGCGCTGCACATACCAGCCGTTTTGCAGGCGCAGGGGGCGAAAATCGTCCTCGCTCAGCTTGCCGGTCTGCCAGCGCGTGAGCTGGTCACGGAACTGCGCGGCACGCTGGTGCACGAACTGTTTGTCGAAGGCTGTGTATTGGTACATCGTAAAAACTCAGATCAGAACCAGTTTGGCGCCCGCCCAGGCGAGCAGCAGTGAAAGGGCCGAGCGGATCAGGCGCTCCGGCGTGCGGGAAACCAGGCGCGAGCCCAGCCAGATGCCGGGCAGCGAGCCGGCCAGCAGTTGCAGCAGCAGCGGCCAATCGACCGAGCCCAGCGACGCGTGGCCCATGCCGGCCACCAGCGTGAGCGGCACGGCGTAGGCGATGTCGGCGGCGATGATACGCGGCAGCGGCAGGTGCGGAAACACCAGCAGCAGCACGGTGACGCCAATGGCGCCCGCGCCCACCGAGGTGAAGGTGACCAGTGTGCCGATCACCGCGCCCAGCAGCACCGGCAGGCTCCAGTGGCGGGGCTTTGCGGCATTGGCTGCGTTGGCGTGGCGGGCGGCCAGTTCGGCGGCCTGGCGCTGGGGCGAGAACGCCAGCACCTTGTAGGCCGTGGCGGCGGCGGTGAGCAGCAGGGCGGCGCCCAGCGTGCTGGTCATGAGGTTTTGTGCCTGTGCCGTGGCCGGCCCCATGCGGTGCAGCAGCCACAGCGCAACCAGTGCCGCCGGAATGCTGCCCGCGCACAGCAGGCCCACCACGCGCCAGGGCACCAGGCGCTGGCGCGCCATGCTCACGGTGCCGCCCATCTTGGTGAAGGCCGCGAACAGCAGGTCGGTGCCAATGGCCAGGTGGGGCTTGACGCCAAAGAAGAAAATCAGCACGGGCGTCATCAGCGAGCCGCCACCCACGCCGGTCAGGCCCACGATGAGCCCGACGGCAAAGCCCGCAAAAACAAACGCGAAATCATGCATGGCTGCGAATGTAGAGGCCATGCTTATAGAAACAAACGATTGTTTCGTGCTTCTAATATGCTTGTATGAATATAAGCAAGTCCTGGTGCGGGTTTGCGGGGGGTTGGGGCGGTGTGGGCAGAGGGGCTGCAGGCCGGATGCCCGCCTATTGCAGGCGCTCGGTGCCCAGCGCTTTGGCCAGTTTGGCGTCCAGCGGCAGGGGCTCGCCCTGCAGGCGGGCCGCCAGCAATTCGCCGCACAAAAGGGCCAGGCTCAGCCCCCGCGCACCCATGGCGGTGCAGACCCACAGGCCCGGAAGGCCTGCGGCATCGACGGGGCCCACGATGGGCAAGCGGTCCGGCGCCGTGCAGCGCACTGCGGCCCAGGTCTGCAAAGCGGGCGCTGCCGCAGTCGAATCTCCAAGGTCTGAATCTTTTCCCGGCGTGGCGAGCGCTGGGGTGGAGAGGGCCGGCGTGGCGAGGGCGGGGGTGAGGGCGAAGGCAGGCGCCAGCTGCGGCGCCATCCGGGGCAGCAGGGCCTGCAGCTTGGCCCAGTTGGTGGTGTGGGCTGCCTCGACATCGCTGGCGGATGGCGGCAGGGCCTGTACGTCTCGCTCAAAGGTGGAACCCATCACCCAGGCGTGGGGACCGTCGGGGCTGTTGTCCAGCGGAAACCGGGGAACCAGGTTGCCATGGCCATTGGCCGGGAACGGCAGCAGGGGCGCGGCCGGGCCGGTATGGATGCCCCAGGACACCTGCCCGCGCACCGGCTGCAGGGGCCAGCGGTGGTTCAGCAGCTGCAGACTGCCCGCGCCTGCGGCAATGACGAGCGTGGGCGCCTCCGCCATCGGTTGGCCCTGCGCGTCCAGTGCCTGCCAGACCGAGGCCGCGGCACCGTCCTCGGCGCCAGGGCGCTCCACGCGGCGCAGTTGGGCCACCTGGCAATGGCCCTGCCAGCGGATACCGGGCTGTGCCAGCAAGGCCTTGGCCAAGCGCGCCGGGCGCACCCAGCCGGCCTGGTGGTGCCAGCAGGCGGTGGCGTCGGGTGGCAATTGGGCCTCGGCCAGGGCTGCGGGCGGTGCGGGCTGGCTCCAGGCGGCGCCCGGTCCGTCCGGCCAGTCGGGCGGCAGGCCAGGGGTGCCGTCGGTGCGGTGCTCCAGCACGCCGCAACGGGACCAGTCCACGCCTTCGCGCAGCAGCCAGTCGGCCTGCTGCAGCGTGGTGCGTATGCCGCTGCGCGACAAGCGCGACAGCACGCTGTCGTCGGGCGACACATGGGGGGCAAACACCCCGGCGGGCAGAGCCGATGCGCCCGCTGCAGGCTCGGCAGCCTGGTCCAGCACCACCACCTGCCAGCCGCGTCGGGCCAGGCTGGCGGCGGTGGCAGCGCCGGCGATTCCGCCGCCGATCACGATGCAGGGGCCGGGCAGGGCGGGCTCCGGGGTGGCCTCGGGCTGGCGCGTGGTGCGCGGCTCCCAGCGCGGGTTGTAGGTGGCATGCAGGTTGTCGCGCTGGGGCGGCACGCCGGGCACGCGCGTCACCTCGAACCCGCATTGCGCCAGGGCATCGCGCACGGCGCGGGCAATGGTCCAGGTGGCCAGCCGCGTGCCACGGCGGCAGCAGCGCGCCACGGCCTTCAAGGTGTGCAGGTCCCAGATCTCGGGGTTGCGCTGGGGGCTGAAGCCGTCGAGGTAGACCGCATCCACGGTCAGGCTCTGCTGGCGCAGCAGGGTTTGCGTATCGCCCACATACAGCGTGAGCAGCACCCGGCCTTCGTCAAACCGCAGCCGATGCACGCCCGGCAGCAGGCCCCACCATTGGCGGTGCAACTCTTCGGCCAGCGGCGCGAGTTCGGGGTGGGCGCTGGTCGCGCGCAGCAGATCGGCCGCGCTGACGGGCCAGGCATCGGTCGAGACAAAGTGCAGCAGCGTGGGCCGCTGCGGGTCGGCCCGCCAGGCAGCCCAGGTCACCAGAAAGTTCAGGCCGAAGCCAAACCCGGTTTCCAGAATGCGCCACTGCGGCAGCCCGGCCCAGGCCTCGGGCAGGCCGCAGCCGTGCAGAAAAACGCGGCGGGCCTGGGTGAGGCCGCCGTTTTCGCTGTGGTAGCGGTCGCCGAAGCGGGGGCTGTAGGGGGTGCCGTCCGGCAGCCAATCGATCGGCTCGGACATGGAGAAGAGAAGGGGAAGATCAGGCGCTGGGAGGTACGTAACCGGCTGCAGCGTCTGCGCCGCCGCCAAAAAAGTGGTTCTCCATCTGCCGCGCGAGGTACTGGCGGGCACGCGCATCGGCCAGGTTCAGGCGGTTTTCATTCACCAGCATGGTCTGGTGCTTGAGCCAGCCCGCCCAGGCTTCCTTGCTCACGTTTTCCCAGATGCGTTTGCCCAGCTCGCCGGGGTAGGGCGGAAAGTCGAGGCCTTCGGCTTCCTTGCCGAGCTTGATGCATTGAACGGTGCGTGCCATGGGGTTTCCTTGTGATGGGTGTGAGCAAAAAGGCTTGCTCAGATGATTTGGATATAAAGAACTGAAATCTTAGTAGTTCCAGTTTTGAAGAGGGCCTTCCAGAATGCGTTTCATCGGTGTTTTGCACCGCAACACATTCACAAAAGAGGCCCTCCAATGAACTTTCGCCGCGACTTTATCAAGTTTCCCTTCGCTGCCGCGCTGGCCAGCGCTTTAGCCCTGACAGCACTGCCGTCGTTTGCGCAGTCTGTGACCTTGCTCAACGTGTCGTACGACCCCACCCGCGAGCTGTATGTCGAGTTCAACCAGGCTTTCGCCAAGCACTGGAAGGCCAAGACCGGCCAGGACGTGACCATCAAGCAAAGCCACGGCGGCTCGGGCAAGCAGGCGCGCTCCATCATCGACGGGCTCGATGCCGACGTGGCCACGCTGGCGCTGGCCGGTGACACTGACGCGCTGCACACCAACGGCGGCTGGATTCCCAAAGACTGGCAAAAGCGCCTGCCGCACAACAGCTCGCCCTACACCTCCACCATCGTGCTGGTGGTGCGCCAGGGCAACCCCAAGGGCATCAAGGACTGGGACGACCTCATCAAGCCCGGCATCAGCGTGATCACGCCCAACCCCAAGACCTCGGGCGGCGCGCGCTGGAATTACCTGGCCGCCTGGGAATTCGCCAAGCGCAAGCTGGGCAGCGATGCCAAGGCCAAGGATTTTGTCGCCAAGCTTTACGGCAATGTGCCCGTGCTCGACACCGGTGCCCGGGGCTCCACCATCACCTTTGCCCAGCGCAACCAGGGTGACGTGCTGATTGCCTGGGAGAACGAGGCCTACCTGCTCGAAAAGGAATTCGGCACCAAGTTCGACGTGATTGCCCCCTCCATCTCCATCCTGGCCGAGCCCGCCGTGACCGTGGTGGACAAGAACGTGGACAAAAAGGGCACCCGCGCCGTGGCCGAGGAATACCTCAAGTTCCTCTACACCGAGGAAGGCCAGGACATCGCGGGCAAGAATTTCTACCGCCCCGCCGTGTCTGAAAAAGCCAAGGCCAAGTACGCCAGGCAGTTCCCCCATCTGAACCTGTTCACCATCAACGATGCGTTTGGTGGCTGGGACAAGGCGGCCAAGGACCACTTTGCGGACAACGCGAGCTTTGACCAGATTTACACGCGCAAATAAATGCCAAATTGGCCTCTAGCCCTTATAAATAAAGCGCTAGCAGCTATTAAAATTGAATTGAAAGAACGCCATGTCCGCCTTGTTGATCGCCGGTAGCCCCTCGGAGCGCTCACGCTCCGCCGCATTGCTCGATGCCGTGGCCCAGCGCCTGTCGGTGCGCGGCGCGCTGGTGGACCGCATCCATATCCGCGACCTGTCGCCCCAGGCGCTGCTGCTGGCCGATTTTGGCCATCCCACGGTGACCGCCGTGATCGACCAGGTGGCCCAGGCCCGCGTGCTGGTGGTGGCCACGCCGGTCTACAAGGCGGCTTACAGCGGCGTGCTCAAGGTGTTTCTCGATCTGCTGCCACAGACGGCATTGAAGGGCAAGGTCGTGCTGCCCCTGGCCACGGGTGGCAGCCCGCACCACATGCTGGCGCTGGACTATGCGCTACGCCCGGTGCTGCAGTCTCTGGGCGCCAAGCACATCCTGCCTGGCATCTACGCCACCGACTCCCAGGTCACCCTGACGCCGGAGGGCAGCTACCACGTGAATGACGATATCTCCGCCCGGCTGGACGATGCCGTCAACGTGCTGGTCACCGAAACCCTGCGTCCATCGCCCGCCCAGGCCACGCGGTTTGCGCCCGTGCATTTCTCGCAGGTGCGATGTAGCGTCTGACGCCAGCGCCGCCTTAGCTCCTTCCTCTCCCTTCTTGTTCTCGATTTTTGCTGCGCCGGGTGCGCGGGCAGGGCGGTGTGCGTCCTGCTGCAAGCCCAGCCCGGCCGCCAACCCCTTGTATTTGTTTTGAATCTGGAGCCCGCACCATGAACGAACTGACCCGCTTTTCCCTGCAGCGCCGTCACCTGCTCGCTGTAGGCGCTGCCGCCGCCGCAACGGTTGCCACATCCACCCAGGCCTGGGCGCAGGCCCCCGCCCGCGTGCTGCGCGTGGGCCACCAAAAGGGCTGGCTGTCCATCCTCAAGGGCCGAGGCACGCTCGAAAAGCGCCTCGCGCCGCTGGGCGTGAAGGTGACGTGGACCGAGTTCAACGCAGGCCCCGTCCAGCTTGAAGCGCTCAATGTGGGCTCCATCGACTTTGGTGACGTGGGCGAGGCGCCGCCCATCTTTGCCCAGGCCGCAGGCGCGCCGCTGGTCTATGCGGGCGCCACGGTGCCGCGCCCCGCACTGGAGGCGGTGATCGTGCCCAAGGAGTCGCCGATCCGCAGCGTGGCCGACCTCAAGGGCAAGCGCGTGGCCTACAACAAGGGCTCGAACGTGCAGTATTTTCTGGTCAAGCTGCTGCAAAAGCACGGCCTGAAGTACGGCGACGTGCAATCCGTCTTCCTGGCCCCCGCCGACGCGCGCGCCGCCTTTGAGCGGGGAGCGGTGGATGCCTGGATCATCTGGGACCCGTTCCTGGCCGCTGCCCAAAAAATGCTGGACGCCCGCCTGCTGGCCGATGCCACCGGCGTGGTCAACAACCGCCAGTACTACTTCACCTCGCGCGATTTCGCGACCAAGAACACCGATGTGCTGCGCATCGCGATTGAAGAGGTCAACGCGATTGACACCTGGATTTCCAAGAACCAAGCGGCTGCAGCCGCCGAGCTGTCTGCGGTGCTGGGCTTGGACAAGGGCATTACCGAGCTGTACCTGAGCCGCGCCAGGTATGGCACGGCAGCCGTCACCCGCGACATCCTGGCCGAGCAGCAGGCCATTGCCGACACTTTCTTCGACCTCAAGCTCATTCCCAAAAAGCTCAACCTGCTGCACGCCGCACCGGTCGATCTGCTGTAACCCGTATTGCCCCCATATTGCCCCCCGAACTGCCCAAGGAGCCCGCCATGCCAGCGCCCATGCCCTTTGCCTTGCACGCCCAACTGCAACGCGTGTTGTGCGTCACGGCCACGGCCTGGGGGCTAGGCGTGCAGCAGCGCCGCTGGGTGCGGCGCGCTCCCCAGTTTGGCTTTGCCATCTCGTACTGAAAGACCTGTGCCATGCAAATTTTCTGGTTCATTCCCACCCACGGCGACAGCCGGTATCTGGGCACCGCCAAGGGCGCGCGCCAGCTCAGCCACGATTACCTCCAGCAGGTGGCGGTGGCGGCAGACAGTCTGGGTTATGAAGGCGTGCTCATCCCCACCGGCCGCTCGTGCGAAGACCCCTGGGTGATCGCATCGAGCCTGATCGCGGTCACGAAGAAGCTCAAGTTTCTGGTCGCGGTGCGCCCCGGTCTGCACCAGCCCGCACTGGCGGCGCGCATGGCGGCCAGTTTTGACCGGCTCTCGGGCGGCCGGCTGCTGATCAATCTGGTGACCGGTGGCGACCAGGCGGAACTGGAGGGCGATGGCGTGTTTCTGGACCACGCCACGCGCTACGAGCAGTCTGCCGAGTTCATCCGCATCTGGCGCGAGATTCTGGCGCGCAGCCACCAGGGGGAATCGCTGGACTTCGAGGGCAAGCACCTGTCGGTCAAGGGCGCCAAGCTGCTGTTTCCGCCCCTGCAGCATCCGCACCCACCGGTGTATTTCGGCGGCTCGTCCGACGCGGCCCACGACCTGGCAGCCGAGCAGGTAGAGACCTACCTGACCTGGGGTGAACCGCCCGCAGAAGTGGCCAAGAAGGTGGCCGATGTGCGCGCCCGCGCTGCCAAACGCGGCCGCACGGTTAAGTTCGGCATCCGCCTGCACGTCATCGTGCGCGAGACCGACGCGCAGGCCTGGGCCGCAGCCGAAGAACTCATCAGCCATGTGGACGACGCCACCGTGGCGCATGCCCAGGCCGTGTTCGCGCGCATGGACTCCGAGGGCCAGCGCCGCATGGCCGCACTGCATGCGGGCGGCGTCAAGCGCA from Acidovorax sp. T1 includes the following:
- a CDS encoding sulfite exporter TauE/SafE family protein; amino-acid sequence: MHDFAFVFAGFAVGLIVGLTGVGGGSLMTPVLIFFFGVKPHLAIGTDLLFAAFTKMGGTVSMARQRLVPWRVVGLLCAGSIPAALVALWLLHRMGPATAQAQNLMTSTLGAALLLTAAATAYKVLAFSPQRQAAELAARHANAANAAKPRHWSLPVLLGAVIGTLVTFTSVGAGAIGVTVLLLVFPHLPLPRIIAADIAYAVPLTLVAGMGHASLGSVDWPLLLQLLAGSLPGIWLGSRLVSRTPERLIRSALSLLLAWAGAKLVLI
- a CDS encoding sulfonate ABC transporter substrate-binding protein, with product MNELTRFSLQRRHLLAVGAAAAATVATSTQAWAQAPARVLRVGHQKGWLSILKGRGTLEKRLAPLGVKVTWTEFNAGPVQLEALNVGSIDFGDVGEAPPIFAQAAGAPLVYAGATVPRPALEAVIVPKESPIRSVADLKGKRVAYNKGSNVQYFLVKLLQKHGLKYGDVQSVFLAPADARAAFERGAVDAWIIWDPFLAAAQKMLDARLLADATGVVNNRQYYFTSRDFATKNTDVLRIAIEEVNAIDTWISKNQAAAAAELSAVLGLDKGITELYLSRARYGTAAVTRDILAEQQAIADTFFDLKLIPKKLNLLHAAPVDLL
- the ssuE gene encoding NADPH-dependent FMN reductase, with the protein product MSALLIAGSPSERSRSAALLDAVAQRLSVRGALVDRIHIRDLSPQALLLADFGHPTVTAVIDQVAQARVLVVATPVYKAAYSGVLKVFLDLLPQTALKGKVVLPLATGGSPHHMLALDYALRPVLQSLGAKHILPGIYATDSQVTLTPEGSYHVNDDISARLDDAVNVLVTETLRPSPAQATRFAPVHFSQVRCSV
- a CDS encoding sulfate ABC transporter substrate-binding protein produces the protein MNFRRDFIKFPFAAALASALALTALPSFAQSVTLLNVSYDPTRELYVEFNQAFAKHWKAKTGQDVTIKQSHGGSGKQARSIIDGLDADVATLALAGDTDALHTNGGWIPKDWQKRLPHNSSPYTSTIVLVVRQGNPKGIKDWDDLIKPGISVITPNPKTSGGARWNYLAAWEFAKRKLGSDAKAKDFVAKLYGNVPVLDTGARGSTITFAQRNQGDVLIAWENEAYLLEKEFGTKFDVIAPSISILAEPAVTVVDKNVDKKGTRAVAEEYLKFLYTEEGQDIAGKNFYRPAVSEKAKAKYARQFPHLNLFTINDAFGGWDKAAKDHFADNASFDQIYTRK
- a CDS encoding DUF934 domain-containing protein; this encodes MKILAAQDHQPPAEGDARTVALPNDADAMALPLDNVERVDLHFPNFTDGRAFSQAFLLRRRRGFAGDIRATGDVLIDQLVQMQRTGFSSAVLREGVDVADAQRQFALFPGFYQGDAVNPQPHFMNDKAAV
- a CDS encoding nitrite/sulfite reductase, encoding MYQYTAFDKQFVHQRAAQFRDQLTRWQTGKLSEDDFRPLRLQNGWYVQRYAPMLRVAVPYGEIASRQLRVLAQIAREYDEPEAAVFKAAMDGQGLLGTTFLPKNCAHFTTRTNVQFNWIPLSKAADVMDLLASVDLHGIQTSGNCIRNTTTDALAGVAVDEIVDPRPYAEILRQWTTLHPEFAFLPRKFKIAISGAKDDRAATGWHDVGLHLLKNEAGEIGFKVFVGGGMGRTPVIGTVIREFLPWNQIMNYIEAIVRVYNEHGRRDNKYKARIKILVKAEGQQYIDDVEEEYRQIVEIDGGPHTIPQAEFDRVAACFVPPKLADIADVAPAALQASLDAQAAEHVMFGRWLQRNVHPHQNPQLRAVTLSFKRPGQSPGDATSEQLVAVADLVDKYSAGEARVTHDQNLLLPWVHASRLFDLWQEAKALGLASANVQLLTDMIACPGGDFCALANARSLPIAEAITQRYQDLDELDDIGEIDLHISGCINSCGHHHSGHIGILGVDKDGKEWYQVTLGGSDGSDLSGAAVAGKVIGPSFSAAEVPDVIEAVLNTYRDLRQPGESFQAAVRRAGLDPFKEAAKQARHKEELAAA
- the ssuD gene encoding FMNH2-dependent alkanesulfonate monooxygenase — encoded protein: MQIFWFIPTHGDSRYLGTAKGARQLSHDYLQQVAVAADSLGYEGVLIPTGRSCEDPWVIASSLIAVTKKLKFLVAVRPGLHQPALAARMAASFDRLSGGRLLINLVTGGDQAELEGDGVFLDHATRYEQSAEFIRIWREILARSHQGESLDFEGKHLSVKGAKLLFPPLQHPHPPVYFGGSSDAAHDLAAEQVETYLTWGEPPAEVAKKVADVRARAAKRGRTVKFGIRLHVIVRETDAQAWAAAEELISHVDDATVAHAQAVFARMDSEGQRRMAALHAGGVKRSRKDLEISLNLWAGVGLVRGGAGTALVGDPQTVAARIEEYAALGLDTFVLSGYPHLEEAYRFAELVFPLLPLGVRDKLTGGNPLGPFGETVANDFVPRASQS
- a CDS encoding phosphoadenosine phosphosulfate reductase domain-containing protein; translated protein: MSQLDLARVNAELGRDAPGLVKWALGLGQPAIVTTNFRPFEAVILHMVAQVQRDVPVVWMDNGYNTEATYRFADEVTKQLGLNLQIYLPRRSRAHREAVDGATPALDDPRHAAFTAEVKLEPFARALRETAPNVWFTALRATDTAVRAQMDPVSINPDGLIKVAPLLHWSSKDLHEYCVQHGLPNNFDYVDPTKGEDNRECGLHLAH
- a CDS encoding oxidative damage protection protein — encoded protein: MARTVQCIKLGKEAEGLDFPPYPGELGKRIWENVSKEAWAGWLKHQTMLVNENRLNLADARARQYLARQMENHFFGGGADAAAGYVPPSA
- the mnmD gene encoding tRNA (5-methylaminomethyl-2-thiouridine)(34)-methyltransferase MnmD; amino-acid sequence: MSEPIDWLPDGTPYSPRFGDRYHSENGGLTQARRVFLHGCGLPEAWAGLPQWRILETGFGFGLNFLVTWAAWRADPQRPTLLHFVSTDAWPVSAADLLRATSAHPELAPLAEELHRQWWGLLPGVHRLRFDEGRVLLTLYVGDTQTLLRQQSLTVDAVYLDGFSPQRNPEIWDLHTLKAVARCCRRGTRLATWTIARAVRDALAQCGFEVTRVPGVPPQRDNLHATYNPRWEPRTTRQPEATPEPALPGPCIVIGGGIAGAATAASLARRGWQVVVLDQAAEPAAGASALPAGVFAPHVSPDDSVLSRLSRSGIRTTLQQADWLLREGVDWSRCGVLEHRTDGTPGLPPDWPDGPGAAWSQPAPPAALAEAQLPPDATACWHHQAGWVRPARLAKALLAQPGIRWQGHCQVAQLRRVERPGAEDGAAASVWQALDAQGQPMAEAPTLVIAAGAGSLQLLNHRWPLQPVRGQVSWGIHTGPAAPLLPFPANGHGNLVPRFPLDNSPDGPHAWVMGSTFERDVQALPPSASDVEAAHTTNWAKLQALLPRMAPQLAPAFALTPALATPALSTPALATPGKDSDLGDSTAAAPALQTWAAVRCTAPDRLPIVGPVDAAGLPGLWVCTAMGARGLSLALLCGELLAARLQGEPLPLDAKLAKALGTERLQ